One Ooceraea biroi isolate clonal line C1 chromosome 6, Obir_v5.4, whole genome shotgun sequence genomic window carries:
- the LOC105285907 gene encoding poly(rC)-binding protein 2 isoform X4: MDGMDNKPVLNDDPSVTLTIRLIMQGKEVGSIIGKKGEIVKRFREESGAKINISDGSCPERIVTVTGPTNSIFKAFTLICKKFEEWCSQFHDIQGGGAGGGGGVSRPPITLRLIVPASQCGSLIGKGGSKIKEIREVTGASIQVASEMLPNSTERAVTISGTSEAITQCIYHICCVMLEMGKLGSNPLAGLAALGLGGLATPANTGGLNPAALAALAGSQLRTSNTNRQQPAANNQTHEMTVPNELIGCIIGKGGTKIAEIRQISGAMIRISNCEEREGGATDRTITITGNPDAVALAQYLINMSVELQKANLEAQNTQTPGSGTTPGASGASASPSTTTTTASPLASAIPLAQLLSKPGALNALSSLTALGGLTELLGGAAGAAASALPVQTTGVHRSHKTFTPRLRSPGAPGPTDSGKFKSERSKYNPY, translated from the exons ATGGACGGCATGGATAACAAACCGGTGTTGAATGATGATCCTTCGGTCACTCTTACCATTCGACTGATTATGCAGGGCAAA GAAGTTGGTAGCATTATtgggaaaaaaggagagattGTCAAAAGATTCCGTGAGGAg TCTGGTGCGAAAATCAATATCTCTGATGGCTCCTGCCCGGAACGGATAGTGACTGTCACTGGACCAACGAACTCGATCTTCAAGGCGTTCACTCTGATATGCAAGAAATTCGAGGAATGGTGCTCCCAGTTCCACGACATCCAAGGTGGCGGTGCCGGAGGCGGCGGTGGCGTCTCGAGGCCACCTATCACGCTCAGATTGATCGTGCCTGCTTCGCAGTGCGGTTCCTTGATCGGCAAGGGCGGTTCCAAGATCAAGGAAATTCGCGAGGTCACCGGTGCCTCCATCCAAGTTGCTTCCGAGATGTTACCTAATTCAACTGAACGTGCAGTAACCATATCTGGTACCAGTGAGGCAATCACGCAGTGCATATATCACATTTGCTGCGTTATGCTAGAG ATGGGCAAACTGGGCAGCAATCCTTTAGCTGGACTGGCAGCCTTAGGTCTCGGTGGTCTTGCCACACCAGCGAACACAGGTGGTCTTAATCCAGCAG CATTAGCCGCATTGGCCGGGAGCCAGCTGCGTACAAGCAATACGAATAGGCAACAACCGGCGGCGAACAATCAAACGCACGAGATGACTGTGCCAAATGAGCTGATAGGTTGCATCATCGGCAAAGGCGGTACCAAAATTGCAGAGATCCGTCAGATCTCCGGCGCGATGATCAGAATCAGCAATtgcgaggagagagagggtggaGCAACAGACCGCACGATCACCATAACCGGGAATCCGGACGCCGTGGCGTTGGCACAGTATCTCATCAACATGAG TGTCGAACTGCAGAAAGCTAACCTAGAGGCCCAAAATACCCAAACCCCTGGCAGCGGTACCACTCCCGGGGCATCCGGGGCCAGTGCTTCCCCCTCTACCACCACTACCACTGCCTCTCCTTTGGCCAGCGCCATCCCCTTGGCTCAGCTGCTAAGCAAGCCAGGCGCCCTCAACGCCCTATCTAGCCTCACCGCCCTCGGCGGACTCACGGAATTGCTAGGTGGTGCTGCTGGTGCGGCTGCATCCGCGCTACCGGTCCAGACTACCGGCGTGCACCGATCGCACAAGACCTTTACACCGAGGCTACGTAGCCCGGGCGCACCAGGCCCGACTGACAGCGGCAAGTTTAAATCCGAGCGTAGCAAGTACAATCCGTACTGA
- the LOC105285907 gene encoding poly(rC)-binding protein 4 isoform X1 yields MDGMDNKPVLNDDPSVTLTIRLIMQGKEVGSIIGKKGEIVKRFREESGAKINISDGSCPERIVTVTGPTNSIFKAFTLICKKFEEWCSQFHDIQGGGAGGGGGVSRPPITLRLIVPASQCGSLIGKGGSKIKEIREVTGASIQVASEMLPNSTERAVTISGTSEAITQCIYHICCVMLESPPKGATIPYRPKPQVGGPVILAGGQAYTIQGNYAVPAHSDVSTVLPLPAPAAGPTPPSLNTQTLATSPFAAHPSSSAFAASHGHPLLATAHLTTPHHPLHPSPLHASVAGLADPLLKSGHLQAALPPAHLVADAMGKLGSNPLAGLAALGLGGLATPANTGGLNPAALAALAGSQLRTSNTNRQQPAANNQTHEMTVPNELIGCIIGKGGTKIAEIRQISGAMIRISNCEEREGGATDRTITITGNPDAVALAQYLINMSVELQKANLEAQNTQTPGSGTTPGASGASASPSTTTTTASPLASAIPLAQLLSKPGALNALSSLTALGGLTELLGGAAGAAASALPVQTTGVHRSHKTFTPRLRSPGAPGPTDSGKFKSERSKYNPY; encoded by the exons ATGGACGGCATGGATAACAAACCGGTGTTGAATGATGATCCTTCGGTCACTCTTACCATTCGACTGATTATGCAGGGCAAA GAAGTTGGTAGCATTATtgggaaaaaaggagagattGTCAAAAGATTCCGTGAGGAg TCTGGTGCGAAAATCAATATCTCTGATGGCTCCTGCCCGGAACGGATAGTGACTGTCACTGGACCAACGAACTCGATCTTCAAGGCGTTCACTCTGATATGCAAGAAATTCGAGGAATGGTGCTCCCAGTTCCACGACATCCAAGGTGGCGGTGCCGGAGGCGGCGGTGGCGTCTCGAGGCCACCTATCACGCTCAGATTGATCGTGCCTGCTTCGCAGTGCGGTTCCTTGATCGGCAAGGGCGGTTCCAAGATCAAGGAAATTCGCGAGGTCACCGGTGCCTCCATCCAAGTTGCTTCCGAGATGTTACCTAATTCAACTGAACGTGCAGTAACCATATCTGGTACCAGTGAGGCAATCACGCAGTGCATATATCACATTTGCTGCGTTATGCTAGAG tCCCCTCCCAAAGGTGCCACGATCCCTTATCGCCCCAAACCCCAAGTCGGTGGGCCAGTGATCCTGGCTGGTGGGCAAGCCTACACCATCCAGGGTAATTACGCGGTGCCCGCCCACTCGGACGTAAGTACAGTATTACCATTGCCCGCGCCCGCTGCCGGGCCCACCCCGCCCTCGCTGAATACCCAAACTTTGGCGACCTCGCCCTTCGCGGCCCACCCTTCGTCCTCGGCCTTCGCCGCTTCTCATGGGCACCCGCTCCTAGCCACGGCCCACCTTACAACCCCACATCATCCTCTTCACCCAAGCCCCTTACACGCCAGCGTGGCAGGCCTCGCCGACCCCCTGCTGAAGAGTGGACACTTGCAGGCAGCCCTCCCGCCCGCACACCTCGTGGCAGACGCC ATGGGCAAACTGGGCAGCAATCCTTTAGCTGGACTGGCAGCCTTAGGTCTCGGTGGTCTTGCCACACCAGCGAACACAGGTGGTCTTAATCCAGCAG CATTAGCCGCATTGGCCGGGAGCCAGCTGCGTACAAGCAATACGAATAGGCAACAACCGGCGGCGAACAATCAAACGCACGAGATGACTGTGCCAAATGAGCTGATAGGTTGCATCATCGGCAAAGGCGGTACCAAAATTGCAGAGATCCGTCAGATCTCCGGCGCGATGATCAGAATCAGCAATtgcgaggagagagagggtggaGCAACAGACCGCACGATCACCATAACCGGGAATCCGGACGCCGTGGCGTTGGCACAGTATCTCATCAACATGAG TGTCGAACTGCAGAAAGCTAACCTAGAGGCCCAAAATACCCAAACCCCTGGCAGCGGTACCACTCCCGGGGCATCCGGGGCCAGTGCTTCCCCCTCTACCACCACTACCACTGCCTCTCCTTTGGCCAGCGCCATCCCCTTGGCTCAGCTGCTAAGCAAGCCAGGCGCCCTCAACGCCCTATCTAGCCTCACCGCCCTCGGCGGACTCACGGAATTGCTAGGTGGTGCTGCTGGTGCGGCTGCATCCGCGCTACCGGTCCAGACTACCGGCGTGCACCGATCGCACAAGACCTTTACACCGAGGCTACGTAGCCCGGGCGCACCAGGCCCGACTGACAGCGGCAAGTTTAAATCCGAGCGTAGCAAGTACAATCCGTACTGA
- the LOC105285907 gene encoding poly(rC)-binding protein 3 isoform X2 → MDGMDNKPVLNDDPSVTLTIRLIMQGKEVGSIIGKKGEIVKRFREESGAKINISDGSCPERIVTVTGPTNSIFKAFTLICKKFEEWCSQFHDIQGGGAGGGGGVSRPPITLRLIVPASQCGSLIGKGGSKIKEIREVTGASIQVASEMLPNSTERAVTISGTSEAITQCIYHICCVMLESPPKGATIPYRPKPQVGGPVILAGGQAYTIQGNYAVPAHSDMGKLGSNPLAGLAALGLGGLATPANTGGLNPAALAALAGSQLRTSNTNRQQPAANNQTHEMTVPNELIGCIIGKGGTKIAEIRQISGAMIRISNCEEREGGATDRTITITGNPDAVALAQYLINMSVELQKANLEAQNTQTPGSGTTPGASGASASPSTTTTTASPLASAIPLAQLLSKPGALNALSSLTALGGLTELLGGAAGAAASALPVQTTGVHRSHKTFTPRLRSPGAPGPTDSGKFKSERSKYNPY, encoded by the exons ATGGACGGCATGGATAACAAACCGGTGTTGAATGATGATCCTTCGGTCACTCTTACCATTCGACTGATTATGCAGGGCAAA GAAGTTGGTAGCATTATtgggaaaaaaggagagattGTCAAAAGATTCCGTGAGGAg TCTGGTGCGAAAATCAATATCTCTGATGGCTCCTGCCCGGAACGGATAGTGACTGTCACTGGACCAACGAACTCGATCTTCAAGGCGTTCACTCTGATATGCAAGAAATTCGAGGAATGGTGCTCCCAGTTCCACGACATCCAAGGTGGCGGTGCCGGAGGCGGCGGTGGCGTCTCGAGGCCACCTATCACGCTCAGATTGATCGTGCCTGCTTCGCAGTGCGGTTCCTTGATCGGCAAGGGCGGTTCCAAGATCAAGGAAATTCGCGAGGTCACCGGTGCCTCCATCCAAGTTGCTTCCGAGATGTTACCTAATTCAACTGAACGTGCAGTAACCATATCTGGTACCAGTGAGGCAATCACGCAGTGCATATATCACATTTGCTGCGTTATGCTAGAG tCCCCTCCCAAAGGTGCCACGATCCCTTATCGCCCCAAACCCCAAGTCGGTGGGCCAGTGATCCTGGCTGGTGGGCAAGCCTACACCATCCAGGGTAATTACGCGGTGCCCGCCCACTCGGAC ATGGGCAAACTGGGCAGCAATCCTTTAGCTGGACTGGCAGCCTTAGGTCTCGGTGGTCTTGCCACACCAGCGAACACAGGTGGTCTTAATCCAGCAG CATTAGCCGCATTGGCCGGGAGCCAGCTGCGTACAAGCAATACGAATAGGCAACAACCGGCGGCGAACAATCAAACGCACGAGATGACTGTGCCAAATGAGCTGATAGGTTGCATCATCGGCAAAGGCGGTACCAAAATTGCAGAGATCCGTCAGATCTCCGGCGCGATGATCAGAATCAGCAATtgcgaggagagagagggtggaGCAACAGACCGCACGATCACCATAACCGGGAATCCGGACGCCGTGGCGTTGGCACAGTATCTCATCAACATGAG TGTCGAACTGCAGAAAGCTAACCTAGAGGCCCAAAATACCCAAACCCCTGGCAGCGGTACCACTCCCGGGGCATCCGGGGCCAGTGCTTCCCCCTCTACCACCACTACCACTGCCTCTCCTTTGGCCAGCGCCATCCCCTTGGCTCAGCTGCTAAGCAAGCCAGGCGCCCTCAACGCCCTATCTAGCCTCACCGCCCTCGGCGGACTCACGGAATTGCTAGGTGGTGCTGCTGGTGCGGCTGCATCCGCGCTACCGGTCCAGACTACCGGCGTGCACCGATCGCACAAGACCTTTACACCGAGGCTACGTAGCCCGGGCGCACCAGGCCCGACTGACAGCGGCAAGTTTAAATCCGAGCGTAGCAAGTACAATCCGTACTGA
- the LOC105285907 gene encoding poly(rC)-binding protein 4 isoform X3, protein MDGMDNKPVLNDDPSVTLTIRLIMQGKEVGSIIGKKGEIVKRFREESGAKINISDGSCPERIVTVTGPTNSIFKAFTLICKKFEEWCSQFHDIQGGGAGGGGGVSRPPITLRLIVPASQCGSLIGKGGSKIKEIREVTGASIQVASEMLPNSTERAVTISGTSEAITQCIYHICCVMLESPPKGATIPYRPKPQVGGPVILAGGQAYTIQGNYAVPAHSDVSTVLPLPAPAAGPTPPSLNTQTLATSPFAAHPSSSAFAASHGHPLLATAHLTTPHHPLHPSPLHASVAGLADPLLKSGHLQAALPPAHLVADAMGKLGSNPLAGLAALGLGGLATPANTGGLNPAALAALAGSQLRTSNTNRQQPAANNQTHEMTVPNELIGCIIGKGGTKIAEIRQISGAMIRISNCEEREGGATDRTITITGNPDAVALAQYLINMRISMETSGVPMPAYHFIPPDHIVKSPIH, encoded by the exons ATGGACGGCATGGATAACAAACCGGTGTTGAATGATGATCCTTCGGTCACTCTTACCATTCGACTGATTATGCAGGGCAAA GAAGTTGGTAGCATTATtgggaaaaaaggagagattGTCAAAAGATTCCGTGAGGAg TCTGGTGCGAAAATCAATATCTCTGATGGCTCCTGCCCGGAACGGATAGTGACTGTCACTGGACCAACGAACTCGATCTTCAAGGCGTTCACTCTGATATGCAAGAAATTCGAGGAATGGTGCTCCCAGTTCCACGACATCCAAGGTGGCGGTGCCGGAGGCGGCGGTGGCGTCTCGAGGCCACCTATCACGCTCAGATTGATCGTGCCTGCTTCGCAGTGCGGTTCCTTGATCGGCAAGGGCGGTTCCAAGATCAAGGAAATTCGCGAGGTCACCGGTGCCTCCATCCAAGTTGCTTCCGAGATGTTACCTAATTCAACTGAACGTGCAGTAACCATATCTGGTACCAGTGAGGCAATCACGCAGTGCATATATCACATTTGCTGCGTTATGCTAGAG tCCCCTCCCAAAGGTGCCACGATCCCTTATCGCCCCAAACCCCAAGTCGGTGGGCCAGTGATCCTGGCTGGTGGGCAAGCCTACACCATCCAGGGTAATTACGCGGTGCCCGCCCACTCGGACGTAAGTACAGTATTACCATTGCCCGCGCCCGCTGCCGGGCCCACCCCGCCCTCGCTGAATACCCAAACTTTGGCGACCTCGCCCTTCGCGGCCCACCCTTCGTCCTCGGCCTTCGCCGCTTCTCATGGGCACCCGCTCCTAGCCACGGCCCACCTTACAACCCCACATCATCCTCTTCACCCAAGCCCCTTACACGCCAGCGTGGCAGGCCTCGCCGACCCCCTGCTGAAGAGTGGACACTTGCAGGCAGCCCTCCCGCCCGCACACCTCGTGGCAGACGCC ATGGGCAAACTGGGCAGCAATCCTTTAGCTGGACTGGCAGCCTTAGGTCTCGGTGGTCTTGCCACACCAGCGAACACAGGTGGTCTTAATCCAGCAG CATTAGCCGCATTGGCCGGGAGCCAGCTGCGTACAAGCAATACGAATAGGCAACAACCGGCGGCGAACAATCAAACGCACGAGATGACTGTGCCAAATGAGCTGATAGGTTGCATCATCGGCAAAGGCGGTACCAAAATTGCAGAGATCCGTCAGATCTCCGGCGCGATGATCAGAATCAGCAATtgcgaggagagagagggtggaGCAACAGACCGCACGATCACCATAACCGGGAATCCGGACGCCGTGGCGTTGGCACAGTATCTCATCAACATGAG GATATCGATGGAGACGTCGGGTGTACCTATGCCCGCGTATCACTTCATCCCACCGGATCACATTGTGAAGTCGCCGATCCACTAA